CGTCGTCGACGGAGAACGGCCCGTCCTCGTCCTCCTCCGCGATGCGCGCGTGGAAGACCACCTGGAGGAGGACGTCGCCCAGCTCCTCGCGCAGCTCCTCGCGGTCGCCGTCCTCGATCGCCTCGACCAGCTCGTACGCCTCCTCGATGGCGTACTTGGCGAGGCCGCGGTGGGTCTGCCGGGACGACCAGGGGCAGGCGCGGCGGATGCGGTCCATCACCTCGACCAGGTCGAGGAGGCGCGCGCCGGGCAGGTCGTACGAGCCGGGCAGCAGCTCCAGGTCCGGCATGGCGACGCGGCCGGAGCCGGCGAGGCGGGCCAGGCCGTCGGTCAGGGCCCGGTCGCCCTCGCCGGCGGCCAGGACGACCACCGTGCGGCCCCCGGCGCACGCCTCGACCAGCTCCTGCGCGGTCGGCGCGGCGACGGCGACCTCGACGCCCGCCTCGCGCAGGTACGGCAGCTGCGGGTGGCGGTCGTCGGGGCAGAGCACGCGGTCGGCGGAGCGCAGCGCCTGCCAGGCGGGCCAGGACAGCACGCCGGGGGCGACCCGGTGGCTGGTGGTGAGGAGGACGACGCGGCCGGTGGCGGGGGTGTCTGCGTGCTCAGCGTTCACCCCTCGAACCTACAGGCCCTGCGGAGCCGCCCCCGGGTCCCGGGTGACCTGGCGGAGCCAGGGGGCCTGGTAGCGGCCGAGCTGGATCTTCGCGTCGTCCCAAGTGCCGTAGCGGGGGTTCACGTCGATGTCGAGGGACTTCGACGCGGCCGTGAACAGGTCGGTGAGCTTCTTCTGGCCCTCCGGGGTGTTCGAGGCGCCGTGCCGGTCGGCGATCTTGTTCATGAGGACGTTGCGGCGGACGACGGCGTCGATCTCGTCGGGGGCGATGCCCTGCTGCTGGAGCAGCATCGCGGCGAGCTGCGCGTCCCCGCCGTACTGGCGGGCGGCGGCGCGCCGGGTCTCCTGGACCTCCTTGCGGCTGACCGTGATCCCGGCGTCGGCGGCGACCTCCTCCACGACCCGGTCGAAGATCATGCCGTTGAGCTTCTCGCGGCTGAGGTCGCCGGTGGCCCGGATCAGCTGGTCGGCCTGGGGGGACGCCTCCTGCGCCGTGCGGACCTCCCGCA
This portion of the Streptomyces changanensis genome encodes:
- a CDS encoding nucleoside triphosphate pyrophosphohydrolase, with translation MNAEHADTPATGRVVLLTTSHRVAPGVLSWPAWQALRSADRVLCPDDRHPQLPYLREAGVEVAVAAPTAQELVEACAGGRTVVVLAAGEGDRALTDGLARLAGSGRVAMPDLELLPGSYDLPGARLLDLVEVMDRIRRACPWSSRQTHRGLAKYAIEEAYELVEAIEDGDREELREELGDVLLQVVFHARIAEEDEDGPFSVDDVAGTLVEKLVHRHPHVFGDATADTPEEVKEHWLRTKAVEKQRTSVTDGVPLGQPGLALASKLAGRVRTAGLDVPPPTGPGIGYELLAMAVRAEAEGVDPEAALRAAARTYRDAIRAAEARPAG
- a CDS encoding SurA N-terminal domain-containing protein — its product is MHRRRRTALSLSAALVVAAPLLTACGGDAHPGAAAVVGGDRIETSALQAQVREVRTAQEASPQADQLIRATGDLSREKLNGMIFDRVVEEVAADAGITVSRKEVQETRRAAARQYGGDAQLAAMLLQQQGIAPDEIDAVVRRNVLMNKIADRHGASNTPEGQKKLTDLFTAASKSLDIDVNPRYGTWDDAKIQLGRYQAPWLRQVTRDPGAAPQGL